The following proteins are co-located in the Seriola aureovittata isolate HTS-2021-v1 ecotype China chromosome 7, ASM2101889v1, whole genome shotgun sequence genome:
- the rpp25l gene encoding ribonuclease P protein subunit p25-like protein, whose amino-acid sequence MENYSKARTAEQPSACPFPGLPPDTPEVRVKDGSKIRNLLRYALSRMEAKPRAAEEEGRPAPEEGGVAVEGHQEAPGRPLCKQMIFTASGKGVSKAITCAEIVKRRVKGLHQLTKLLYSTAVEVWEPLEPAAGLDSLTVSRNLPAIWILLSLEPLDTSQPGYQAPGRYDALWAQSANREEGGGFTRQRPGHRRKRGGGGGGSGRGKGPGHQTGRSREANK is encoded by the coding sequence ATGGAGAACTACAGCAAGGCTCGGACGGCGGAGCAGCCGTCTGCCTGTCCGTTCCCCGGCCTCCCCCCCGACACGCCGGAGGTCCGCGTCAAAGACGGCAGCAAGATCCGCAACCTGCTGCGCTACGCCCTGAGCCGCATGGAGGCCAAACCGCGAGCGGCTGAAGAGGAGGGACGACCCGCACCTGAGGAGGGAGGCGTGGCTGTGGAGGGACACCAGGAAGCGCCGGGCCGCCCGCTCTGCAAACAGATGATCTTCACTGCGAGCGGGAAGGGCGTGTCCAAAGCCATCACCTGTGCTGAGATCGTGAAGCGGCGTGTGAAGGGGCTCCACCAGCTCACCAAGCTGCTGTACAGCACCGCCGTGGAGGTGTGGGAGCCGCTGGAGCCCGCCGCTGGCCTCGACAGCCTGACGGTCAGCAGGAACCTACCCGCCATCTGGATCCTCCTCTCCCTCGAGCCGCTGGACACCAGCCAGCCCGGATACCAGGCGCCGGGCCGGTACGACGCCCTGTGGGCTCAGTCCGCcaacagggaggagggaggaggtttCACCAGACAAAGACCAGGacacaggaggaagagaggaggaggaggcggcggcaGTGGCAGAGGAAAGGGACCCGGCCATCAGACTGGACGGTCCAGAGAGGCCAATAAATGA